One uncultured Methanobrevibacter sp. DNA segment encodes these proteins:
- a CDS encoding ribonuclease VapC — MEIVYILDASAFINGFQLDSKNNFTVPEITSEIKDFESRLKFDAALAENRLTIQDVPAEYVESVEEIISKSGDVLRLSVPDKKLISLAYMKFREGENVKVISDDYTIQNTLRIMDIPYSGIITDGIKGIYNWKKVCEGCKKEYDEDYPFDDCEICGSKIFKKRIKVNR, encoded by the coding sequence ATGGAAATTGTTTATATTTTAGATGCATCAGCTTTTATCAATGGCTTTCAATTAGATTCTAAAAATAATTTTACAGTCCCTGAAATAACTTCTGAGATAAAAGATTTTGAGTCACGTTTAAAATTTGACGCTGCACTTGCCGAAAATAGGCTGACTATTCAGGATGTTCCTGCTGAGTATGTGGAATCGGTTGAAGAAATCATTTCCAAGTCGGGTGATGTTTTAAGGTTATCTGTTCCTGATAAAAAATTAATTTCACTGGCTTATATGAAGTTTAGGGAAGGTGAAAATGTAAAGGTCATTAGTGATGATTATACCATACAAAATACTTTAAGGATAATGGATATTCCATATTCCGGAATCATTACTGATGGAATTAAAGGAATTTATAACTGGAAAAAGGTTTGTGAAGGATGTAAAAAGGAATATGATGAGGATTATCCATTTGATGATTGTGAAATATGTGGATCTAAAATATTTAAAAAAAGAATTAAGGTGAATAGATGA
- a CDS encoding DUF2117 domain-containing protein, producing MKIGVVVHGPNIIDSGYALKLIDLLNEYGEVTARLGGTMGRTAVIDASLENIIDIRKKLVPSDSLKIFHDDNVDVIFLLNYGKSDVTGQVFGYKVYNHYVQKIDDYSIPVIQIERPGEDDGSVIPWNGNFELAKDLAHRLNLTLITPEEVYDNHIKQDDVPDNHTHRIVHGVSPGENIMVNSVVIGKTDSDKLTLIAKDNMIVDIVGGTLKGHGVEKLGEVDLETAIIKTGLLRKAKVTPRILQRDDNADFEVAFLDHAGEDVYRFRGCDVVITIGDDTTLISSDILYRFDIPIVGITDGDLDKVVENGFKAKNSIIFEVESGFDDVCGQAIEKNLFTDNQINSDFSNISQVEQKIIEIINNINCKYKINYID from the coding sequence ATGAAAATTGGCGTAGTGGTTCATGGCCCTAATATAATTGATTCCGGTTATGCTTTAAAATTAATTGATTTGCTTAATGAGTACGGTGAGGTTACTGCAAGGCTTGGAGGAACAATGGGCAGGACTGCGGTAATTGATGCCAGCTTGGAAAACATTATAGATATTCGAAAAAAACTGGTTCCAAGCGATTCCTTAAAAATATTTCATGATGATAATGTTGATGTAATCTTTTTGCTTAATTATGGAAAATCTGATGTTACAGGCCAAGTTTTTGGATATAAGGTTTATAATCATTATGTTCAAAAAATTGATGATTATTCAATTCCTGTTATTCAAATTGAAAGGCCTGGTGAGGATGATGGTAGTGTCATACCTTGGAATGGAAACTTCGAATTGGCGAAGGATTTGGCTCATAGGCTAAATTTGACTTTAATAACTCCGGAAGAGGTTTATGATAACCACATTAAACAGGATGATGTTCCTGATAATCATACTCATAGGATAGTTCATGGCGTAAGTCCTGGTGAAAATATCATGGTTAACAGTGTGGTCATCGGTAAAACTGATTCAGACAAGCTTACATTAATTGCAAAGGATAATATGATTGTAGATATTGTAGGAGGAACTCTAAAAGGGCATGGCGTTGAAAAATTGGGTGAAGTTGACCTTGAAACTGCAATTATCAAAACGGGCCTTTTAAGAAAAGCCAAAGTTACTCCTCGCATTTTGCAAAGGGATGACAATGCTGATTTTGAAGTTGCATTTTTAGACCATGCCGGTGAGGACGTTTACAGGTTTAGGGGTTGTGATGTGGTTATTACAATTGGTGATGATACAACATTAATATCTTCTGATATTCTGTACCGATTTGATATACCTATAGTTGGAATTACTGATGGTGATTTGGACAAGGTTGTTGAAAATGGATTCAAAGCTAAAAATTCCATCATCTTTGAAGTTGAAAGTGGTTTTGATGATGTCTGCGGACAAGCTATTGAAAAGAATTTATTCACCGATAATCAGATTAATTCTGATTTTTCAAATATCTCTCAAGTTGAACAAAAGATTATTGAAATAATAAATAATATTAATTGCAAATACAAAATTAATTATATTGATTAA
- a CDS encoding DUF4013 domain-containing protein, with protein sequence MKFSRIISNSFKYPFSGKELIFSFLLFVLAIILPLGFISDNNIVMILGLISLIIFIFILPGYMLSVVKNGTKESFKIPKVSLKKNFIDTLKLIVLDIVYSIIPVILFLILIPVGAVMSLSVNDLNSFLVQWGLILGIIAIVFFIFSILQFIATARLAHYDSLSKAVDFTQSYRDLRNIGVLKVLGVFLIIPIMTSIIEFICFYISMFVPYVGLLVYFCIIIPIVCLIRAFSLGLLYSDGSGDDFDFDKFEKEVQKIKYGRLY encoded by the coding sequence ATGAAATTCAGTAGGATTATTTCAAATTCTTTTAAGTATCCCTTTAGTGGCAAGGAACTTATTTTTTCCTTTTTGCTATTTGTTTTGGCCATAATTTTGCCGCTTGGCTTCATATCTGATAATAATATTGTAATGATTTTAGGTTTGATTTCATTAATTATTTTTATTTTCATATTGCCTGGATATATGTTGTCTGTAGTAAAAAATGGGACAAAAGAATCATTTAAAATTCCAAAAGTCAGTCTTAAAAAGAACTTTATAGATACTTTAAAGCTAATTGTTTTGGATATTGTTTACAGCATAATTCCCGTGATTCTATTTTTAATTCTAATTCCAGTTGGAGCGGTCATGTCCCTTTCAGTAAATGATTTAAATTCATTTCTGGTTCAATGGGGATTGATTTTAGGTATAATTGCTATTGTATTTTTTATATTTTCAATTTTGCAGTTTATTGCAACCGCCAGATTGGCTCATTATGATAGTCTGTCTAAGGCAGTAGATTTTACACAATCCTATAGGGATCTTAGAAACATAGGTGTTTTAAAAGTGCTTGGAGTATTTTTGATAATTCCTATCATGACTTCCATTATAGAATTCATATGCTTTTACATTTCCATGTTCGTTCCATATGTCGGACTTTTAGTATATTTCTGCATAATTATTCCTATAGTTTGTCTAATTCGTGCTTTTTCATTAGGATTACTATATTCTGACGGTTCTGGTGATGATTTCGATTTCGACAAATTTGAAAAAGAGGTACAAAAGATAAAGTATGGAAGATTGTATTAG
- a CDS encoding methanogenesis marker 5 protein, with the protein MVKIAVYPPNSLILADLLERRGHTPLVLQKQIRQKIKDPEIDSPPMNITEEDPIKGLKYAAIEVPSGVRGRMAIIGPLIDEAEAAIVVDGAPYGFGCIGCARTNELSIFLLRNKGIPVLELNYPTNQDETYVMVNQINEFVDSLEQTAEEE; encoded by the coding sequence ATGGTTAAAATTGCAGTTTATCCTCCAAATTCATTAATTTTGGCAGATTTACTTGAAAGGAGAGGTCATACTCCTTTAGTTTTACAAAAACAAATTAGACAAAAGATTAAAGATCCGGAGATTGATTCTCCACCAATGAACATTACTGAAGAAGATCCTATTAAAGGACTTAAATATGCAGCTATTGAAGTTCCATCTGGTGTTCGTGGAAGGATGGCTATTATCGGACCGCTTATAGATGAGGCTGAAGCAGCAATAGTTGTTGATGGAGCTCCTTATGGATTCGGTTGTATTGGTTGTGCAAGGACCAATGAATTATCAATATTTTTGCTTAGAAACAAAGGTATTCCTGTATTGGAACTCAATTATCCAACTAATCAAGATGAAACATATGTTATGGTGAATCAAATCAATGAGTTTGTAGATTCACTTGAACAAACTGCTGAGGAGGAATAA
- a CDS encoding winged helix-turn-helix domain-containing protein translates to MINSYDLNNEIQFLAKSEIRLKIIGELEKNPKTVKELVNTTNITYSSISSNLVKLEERNYVIKKKNKYHLKPLSKIYYRNLMDFKMSVDLITTFDDFWGRHNIDQLTLDSIQNINDLKDSELIKTTPLDIYKTHNTIKEKMITSKSLKAIFPYLHPEYPQLIENILKNNGKVEIVLPRNMFSKMILEINEDIRKPATAKGDLKVYTTSKELNLYLTLCDDTMSLGLFKNDGSFDQNRLLISSSEKSQKWANNLFTSIKEKM, encoded by the coding sequence ATGATTAATTCATATGATTTAAATAATGAAATACAATTTCTTGCAAAATCCGAAATTCGGCTAAAAATAATTGGCGAACTAGAAAAAAATCCAAAAACTGTCAAAGAACTGGTAAATACAACAAACATTACCTATAGTTCCATTTCAAGCAACCTGGTGAAGCTTGAGGAACGCAACTACGTCATAAAAAAGAAAAATAAGTATCACTTGAAGCCATTGAGCAAAATTTATTATAGAAATCTAATGGACTTCAAAATGAGCGTCGATTTAATAACCACTTTCGATGACTTCTGGGGCAGACATAACATTGACCAATTAACTCTTGATTCAATTCAAAACATCAATGACTTAAAAGATTCAGAACTAATAAAAACAACACCCTTAGACATTTACAAAACACACAATACAATTAAAGAAAAAATGATTACATCAAAAAGTCTTAAAGCTATTTTTCCATATCTCCATCCAGAGTATCCCCAATTGATTGAGAATATCCTGAAAAATAACGGAAAGGTTGAGATAGTCTTACCCAGAAACATGTTTTCTAAAATGATTCTTGAGATAAATGAGGATATACGAAAGCCTGCAACTGCAAAAGGTGATTTGAAAGTATATACCACATCAAAAGAACTGAATCTATATCTGACATTATGCGATGATACAATGAGCTTAGGGTTGTTTAAAAATGACGGCAGCTTTGATCAGAACAGACTTTTAATTTCATCAAGTGAAAAATCACAAAAATGGGCAAATAATCTTTTTACAAGTATAAAAGAA
- a CDS encoding methanogenesis marker 3 protein, whose protein sequence is MLIKINGEERNVAEDSTIQDVIDETNAPYTPGSIVCLIKGKKELEKNINKYKIKTNSGSIIIQLDESDEAKPLIDVWKNQYEDFVDLDVRWSTPTEVAIGPVVTDLEPTSDEHKYFEGDVVLSLSSFSNESTHLIILKANTTNVYSVPPYNKGIFARVIGGKKTLENLTDDDAIIGIEPIIERSTTTDMIGVSDLSTVLDEGNELFTYISFEIDEESPVCVEHLFSLIKDGRIKVSYDSESFIGFYDLEGIEKPKEHTTQRLRGTVTIRNVGKGIGRLFIYRENRVLTPNHTTAGKIVNGMEIIDVAKENDFITVKSESQRLMLLNKTQKEATEMLTQAGVEHLIDGMVDDDAIIVEQNPKHTIDILKEGKVITKSINKDDLCRIKFADNAPRSVKYFKRLSGLLENPVGKIKVHFAVPGMHIVMFEGDKKSAKGLVPENNPVDKVIRGQIGITNMASKSAGLIGIRFEDNFEYGPTAEAFEATNIIGDIVSDYDALEKLKEGVVVYVTESNNES, encoded by the coding sequence ATGTTAATTAAAATTAATGGAGAAGAAAGAAATGTGGCGGAGGATTCTACAATTCAGGATGTAATTGATGAAACTAACGCCCCATATACTCCTGGTAGTATTGTTTGTTTGATTAAAGGAAAAAAGGAACTTGAGAAAAATATAAACAAGTATAAAATTAAAACAAATTCCGGTTCCATTATCATCCAATTAGACGAGTCTGATGAAGCAAAACCTTTAATTGATGTTTGGAAAAACCAATATGAGGATTTTGTTGATTTGGATGTAAGATGGTCTACTCCAACTGAAGTGGCTATTGGTCCTGTTGTAACTGATTTAGAACCAACTTCTGATGAACACAAATATTTTGAAGGAGATGTTGTTTTAAGTTTATCCAGTTTTAGTAATGAGTCTACTCATTTAATCATACTTAAAGCGAATACAACTAACGTTTATAGTGTACCTCCATATAATAAGGGTATTTTTGCCCGTGTTATTGGTGGTAAGAAAACTTTAGAAAATCTCACAGATGATGATGCCATAATTGGCATTGAACCAATTATTGAAAGAAGCACAACCACTGATATGATTGGAGTATCTGATTTAAGTACTGTTTTAGATGAAGGAAATGAGTTATTTACTTATATCTCTTTTGAAATTGATGAGGAGTCTCCAGTTTGTGTAGAGCATCTATTCTCATTAATCAAAGATGGAAGAATTAAAGTTTCTTATGATAGTGAATCTTTCATAGGCTTTTATGATTTGGAGGGAATCGAAAAGCCTAAAGAACACACTACTCAAAGGCTCAGGGGAACAGTCACTATCAGAAATGTTGGAAAGGGTATTGGAAGACTATTTATTTATCGTGAAAATAGGGTTTTAACTCCTAATCACACTACTGCAGGTAAAATCGTTAATGGTATGGAAATTATTGACGTTGCAAAAGAAAATGATTTCATTACTGTAAAATCCGAAAGTCAAAGATTAATGCTTTTAAACAAAACTCAAAAAGAAGCAACAGAAATGTTGACTCAAGCGGGAGTTGAACATTTGATTGATGGGATGGTTGATGATGATGCGATTATTGTCGAACAAAATCCTAAACATACAATTGATATTTTAAAAGAAGGTAAAGTAATTACTAAATCAATTAATAAGGATGATTTATGTAGGATTAAATTTGCAGATAATGCACCAAGGTCTGTTAAATACTTCAAACGTTTGTCCGGTCTTTTAGAGAACCCTGTCGGTAAAATCAAAGTTCATTTTGCAGTACCTGGAATGCATATTGTTATGTTTGAAGGGGATAAAAAATCTGCTAAAGGTTTAGTTCCTGAGAATAACCCTGTAGATAAGGTTATAAGAGGTCAAATCGGTATTACGAATATGGCTTCTAAAAGTGCAGGTTTGATTGGTATCAGATTTGAAGATAATTTTGAATATGGTCCGACTGCCGAAGCTTTTGAAGCAACAAACATTATTGGTGATATTGTTTCTGATTATGATGCTCTTGAAAAATTAAAAGAAGGAGTTGTAGTATATGTCACAGAATCTAACAATGAGTCCTGA
- a CDS encoding methanogenesis marker 6 protein: MSQNLTMSPDLGKEDWDPDVITRMIFIGPGAHVSEQEIVSEFHMLDLPLTIKNTCYGSMISGKSEDVYKAIEEIRKLDPNHIFTKERGFAPGDPRRCRGHRFGPREGFHQMEKEYRILGFVAEALENPKEVELEEKKPIDVDEFKKIMDDCIENK, translated from the coding sequence ATGTCACAGAATCTAACAATGAGTCCTGATTTGGGAAAAGAAGATTGGGATCCTGACGTAATTACTCGTATGATTTTTATCGGGCCGGGAGCTCATGTAAGTGAACAAGAGATTGTAAGCGAATTTCATATGCTTGATTTGCCTCTTACAATTAAGAACACTTGTTATGGGTCCATGATTAGTGGAAAAAGTGAGGATGTTTACAAAGCAATTGAGGAAATAAGAAAACTTGATCCAAACCACATTTTCACTAAGGAAAGAGGTTTCGCTCCAGGGGATCCTAGAAGATGCAGAGGTCACAGATTCGGGCCTAGGGAAGGATTCCACCAAATGGAAAAAGAGTATAGAATACTTGGTTTTGTTGCTGAAGCTTTGGAAAATCCTAAAGAAGTGGAACTTGAAGAGAAAAAACCAATTGATGTTGACGAATTTAAAAAGATTATGGATGATTGTATAGAAAATAAATAA
- a CDS encoding methanogenesis marker 2 protein, with protein sequence MDLESLVKSIQEFEGVSRKSSIDNVISLLKESYNVSGDVVIDIGDDASAIDIGNNQVVLIAADGIWGQIMNVNPYWAGYCAVLVNVNDIAAMGGKPLAMVNIMSIKNDDIYEDLLRGINDGCLKFGVPMVGGHLHPDGDSDSLGVAIVGIAQKDKIITSFGAEVGDKVIVAIDLDGKPHEMFSLNWDTTYDKDAKLVRDQISAVQYLAENDYIKSGKDISNPGILGTLEMLLETSKKGAVVNLENIPKNENMEWVDWLRVYPGSGFVFTADEDYCGYIKEYLARFSIEAEVVGEITDSNSLYLTYRDEKIEVFNQEKNPIFIFR encoded by the coding sequence GTGGATTTGGAAAGTCTTGTAAAATCTATTCAAGAGTTTGAAGGAGTATCACGTAAAAGTTCAATCGATAACGTCATTTCTCTTTTAAAGGAATCTTACAATGTTTCTGGTGATGTAGTTATTGATATTGGGGATGATGCTTCTGCAATAGACATTGGTAATAATCAAGTCGTATTAATTGCTGCTGATGGTATATGGGGTCAGATAATGAATGTTAACCCTTACTGGGCAGGATACTGCGCAGTTTTAGTTAATGTAAATGATATTGCTGCAATGGGCGGCAAGCCTCTAGCCATGGTTAATATAATGTCAATAAAAAATGATGATATCTATGAGGATTTATTGAGAGGCATAAATGACGGATGTTTAAAGTTCGGCGTTCCAATGGTTGGAGGACACTTGCATCCTGATGGGGATAGTGACTCTTTAGGTGTGGCAATTGTTGGAATAGCTCAAAAAGATAAAATCATTACTAGTTTTGGTGCCGAGGTTGGGGATAAAGTTATTGTTGCAATTGACCTTGACGGCAAACCTCATGAAATGTTCAGTCTAAATTGGGACACCACTTATGATAAGGATGCAAAATTGGTTCGCGATCAGATTAGTGCAGTTCAGTATTTGGCTGAAAACGATTATATCAAATCAGGAAAGGACATTTCAAATCCTGGAATATTGGGAACTTTGGAAATGCTTTTGGAAACTTCCAAAAAAGGAGCAGTTGTTAATCTGGAAAATATTCCAAAAAATGAAAATATGGAATGGGTTGACTGGCTTCGGGTTTATCCGGGTTCAGGTTTTGTTTTCACTGCTGATGAAGATTACTGCGGTTATATTAAAGAATATCTTGCAAGGTTTTCCATTGAAGCAGAAGTTGTGGGTGAAATTACAGATTCCAATTCACTTTATTTAACATATCGTGATGAAAAAATTGAAGTTTTCAATCAAGAAAAAAATCCGATATTCATATTTAGGTGA
- a CDS encoding thermonuclease family protein, which yields MEFGKKHLFSLIVILIIALSAISIASAYTGTGFSHNIPGSKYYDMSASDILSKYGNTDCHVEESAVCTQVVDGDTIYLDNGKKIRFVGVNTPERGVEGYITSKNFVQKLCLNKEVGIDIDDSKNNDRYGRTLAVVIVDGKNVNEMLLKEGLAEVMYMPPSEFYPYDWANGDTHVASSHSSSSSSHSQHTSTSSSSSSDSGSYVGNANTGKFHDAGCTSVSKMSEGNKVFFSSRDEAISQGYVPCKICNP from the coding sequence ATGGAATTTGGAAAAAAACATCTCTTTTCTTTGATAGTCATTTTAATTATAGCACTGTCTGCAATTTCAATTGCCAGCGCTTATACTGGAACAGGTTTTTCACATAACATACCCGGTTCAAAGTATTATGACATGTCTGCTTCAGATATCCTAAGCAAATATGGTAATACCGATTGCCACGTTGAAGAAAGTGCAGTCTGTACACAGGTGGTTGATGGAGATACAATATATTTGGACAATGGTAAAAAGATACGTTTCGTTGGTGTGAATACTCCCGAAAGAGGTGTTGAAGGATACATTACCTCTAAAAACTTTGTTCAAAAATTATGCCTTAATAAAGAAGTGGGCATAGATATTGACGATTCTAAAAACAATGACCGCTACGGGAGGACATTAGCTGTTGTTATTGTTGATGGAAAAAATGTGAATGAAATGCTTTTAAAAGAAGGCCTTGCAGAAGTGATGTATATGCCTCCAAGTGAATTCTATCCATATGACTGGGCAAATGGAGATACGCATGTTGCAAGCAGCCATTCATCCTCATCTTCCAGCCATTCACAACACACAAGTACTTCATCTTCAAGTTCATCAGACTCTGGAAGCTATGTTGGAAATGCCAATACTGGAAAATTCCACGATGCAGGATGCACTAGCGTCAGCAAAATGTCAGAAGGAAATAAAGTATTCTTTTCAAGTAGAGATGAAGCGATTAGTCAGGGATATGTGCCCTGCAAAATCTGCAATCCCTAA
- a CDS encoding methanogenesis marker 15 protein codes for MVKIALVSCGTEYSGIQKEIEKAANKFGAEIILPEIDLDYIDESYEKFGFSAQSSSLKLMIARAMAIVEGRSKPDAVFIATCFRCAEAALVRNEVRRFIQNNTRIPVVTYSFTERTKADELFIRMEALATTVTRRNILAREKQEGLTLGLDSGSTTTKAVLMENNEVIGTGWTSTKDIIESAQTAAAEAFGQTDYGWDDLDGIGTTGYGRFTMGQEFGAELIQEELSVNAKGAVYLADRQKGEATVLDIGGMDNKVITVNNGIPDNFTMGGICAGASGRFLDMTSRRLDVDITELGPLAVQGDWRKAMLNSYCIVFGIQDLVTTLAAGGSKADVAAAACHSVSEQVYEQQLQEIDIREPLIQVGGTSLISGLVEAVSETLGGIEVIVPEYSQHIGAVGAALLVSGMGHRQDNK; via the coding sequence ATGGTTAAAATTGCTTTAGTTTCATGTGGAACAGAATATAGTGGAATTCAAAAGGAAATAGAAAAAGCAGCAAATAAATTCGGTGCTGAAATTATTCTTCCGGAAATCGATTTGGATTATATTGATGAGTCTTATGAAAAATTTGGATTTTCAGCCCAAAGTTCAAGTTTAAAATTAATGATTGCAAGGGCTATGGCTATTGTTGAAGGCAGATCCAAACCTGATGCAGTTTTTATTGCAACCTGTTTTAGATGTGCGGAAGCAGCATTGGTTAGAAATGAAGTAAGAAGATTCATACAAAACAATACTCGTATTCCAGTAGTTACTTACTCTTTCACTGAAAGAACAAAGGCTGATGAATTGTTTATTCGTATGGAAGCATTAGCTACAACCGTAACTCGTAGAAATATTCTTGCCCGTGAAAAACAAGAAGGACTTACTCTTGGACTTGACTCAGGTTCAACCACTACAAAAGCAGTGCTTATGGAAAACAATGAAGTTATTGGAACTGGTTGGACATCTACCAAAGATATCATTGAATCTGCTCAAACAGCTGCTGCTGAAGCGTTCGGTCAAACAGATTATGGTTGGGATGACCTTGATGGTATTGGAACTACAGGTTATGGTAGGTTCACTATGGGTCAGGAGTTTGGCGCTGAACTTATTCAGGAAGAGTTGTCTGTAAATGCAAAAGGTGCAGTATACTTGGCAGACCGTCAGAAAGGTGAAGCTACTGTATTGGATATTGGTGGTATGGATAACAAGGTAATTACTGTTAATAATGGTATTCCTGACAACTTCACTATGGGTGGTATCTGTGCTGGTGCATCCGGAAGATTTTTAGATATGACTTCCCGTAGGTTAGATGTGGATATTACTGAACTGGGACCGCTTGCAGTGCAGGGAGATTGGAGAAAAGCAATGTTAAACTCTTACTGTATTGTATTTGGTATTCAGGACCTTGTTACTACTCTTGCAGCTGGAGGTTCTAAAGCAGATGTTGCTGCAGCGGCATGTCACTCAGTATCTGAACAAGTTTATGAACAGCAACTTCAGGAAATTGACATTCGTGAACCATTAATCCAAGTGGGAGGTACAAGTTTAATTTCAGGTCTTGTTGAAGCCGTAAGCGAAACCTTAGGTGGAATAGAAGTTATCGTACCTGAATATTCTCAACACATTGGTGCTGTCGGAGCAGCTCTTTTAGTATCTGGAATGGGACACAGACAAGATAACAAATAG